The following proteins are encoded in a genomic region of Desulfosporosinus youngiae DSM 17734:
- a CDS encoding zinc-ribbon domain-containing protein, translating into MGKFCTSCGTALNEGAKFCAKCGANAFQSNESAQISTETPPQAAKSEQGIPKTMNSTKKKPPINRASGNAPQHSPMGAGKFIITYIRQSLTVLKNPKHILPTALLGLVWLVLALLGSFGINPLPVRILSFLTFAQGGMFGGVFGAVGGILGKVAVAAFLNAAIVPLFQKKAPFSGIGGGIKGFFSGIAVKSITAVAPLLGGVGASLLLYAFMNSTQSLQNSMVGIIAFIMLLQGIGKQGGFLWGLAFSAANSLSKGRTPSYIGVTRCISGMTLGFALGVALSAMGLRWCAWLGTVLLIAALIFVIVSKGKKEVAVA; encoded by the coding sequence ATGGGTAAATTCTGCACAAGCTGCGGCACGGCTCTGAATGAGGGAGCGAAATTCTGTGCAAAGTGCGGAGCCAATGCTTTTCAAAGCAATGAATCTGCACAAATAAGTACGGAGACACCACCGCAGGCCGCAAAATCCGAGCAAGGAATTCCGAAAACAATGAACAGTACAAAGAAGAAGCCGCCGATAAACCGGGCTTCGGGTAATGCTCCACAGCACAGTCCGATGGGTGCGGGAAAATTCATCATTACATATATCCGCCAGTCGTTGACGGTGCTGAAAAATCCCAAACATATTCTCCCTACCGCACTGTTGGGGCTTGTCTGGCTGGTGCTTGCGCTGCTGGGTTCTTTCGGAATCAATCCGCTTCCGGTACGCATTCTCAGCTTCCTTACCTTTGCACAGGGCGGGATGTTCGGCGGCGTATTCGGCGCTGTGGGCGGAATTTTAGGCAAGGTGGCGGTCGCTGCTTTTCTGAACGCCGCCATTGTGCCGCTGTTCCAGAAAAAAGCGCCGTTTTCGGGGATAGGCGGCGGTATCAAGGGCTTTTTCAGTGGGATTGCAGTTAAGAGCATAACTGCTGTTGCCCCGCTTTTGGGCGGAGTAGGCGCTTCTTTGCTCCTTTACGCTTTCATGAATAGCACCCAGTCACTGCAAAACAGCATGGTGGGCATTATCGCCTTTATAATGCTGCTGCAGGGCATCGGTAAGCAGGGCGGGTTTTTATGGGGGCTTGCTTTTTCGGCTGCAAACAGTCTTTCCAAGGGCAGAACGCCGTCCTACATAGGAGTCACGCGCTGTATAAGCGGCATGACGCTGGGCTTTGCCCTTGGCGTGGCTCTATCGGCTATGGGTCTGCGCTGGTGTGCGTGGCTGGGAACGGTGCTGCTAATTGCTGCTTTGATATTCGTCATTGTCTCAAAAGGCAAAAAGGAGGTGGCTGTGGCATGA